In the Solanum pennellii chromosome 5, SPENNV200 genome, one interval contains:
- the LOC107019670 gene encoding LOW QUALITY PROTEIN: putative late blight resistance protein homolog R1A-3 (The sequence of the model RefSeq protein was modified relative to this genomic sequence to represent the inferred CDS: substituted 1 base at 1 genomic stop codon), which yields MEIGKENEGEIEKLASNSLQVSSAVLRKDIVDLQNFVERLKNKEDQIVLDTDQTEKLKFLLACLQLFYYMLDGRNAEMSCISYEVHELVQSLFDQTGDITSSKIAEHHHSESSATMTEDQLVELLDVLLVILHNLPKVYAELIFPSMSQYELLQNAFGNLRDFYALKVNGCVEYETIEYVLPHVLPQFQLIADIVGHFCFVLLSYQLDKTDGEDDNELLVSKVNSMIIYLLLKINPVLLDVMHICGTNLKTSKSEEVGRLIKKLLEASPDLLIEYLIHLQEHVINVITPSTSARNIHVMIEFLFIIVSGNLKDIIHHDKLFLLLEVVEALIEEVSSLIHNLVEKSTSEDSMNATSCASLNLLENIKLLKEDLTNVFLKARADSPQLCFPVSDGPLFMTFLLTNLKDLVDSNASSVALIKEEIKQVKEDLEIIRSYFGYAEQELHRDLWTRVLDVAYETEHAINSILARDHGLLQLIFVLLDTVKKIKLVRKEVQEKIPKSSGIIVANAPNKSVESKSPTVGKIIVGFEEETEWIIRKLTSGPAEIYVISIVGMPGLGKTTLAYRVYNDKSIVDHFDVFAWCTVDQERNEKKLLQKIFNQVIGLKEKFSEDDIDEDVVDKLRRKLCGQRYLIVLDDMWDTATLDELTRPFPEFQKGSRVILTSRKKEVALHGKCYSDPLYLRLLKPKENWELLEKRVFGEEGCPDELKDVGEKIARKCDGLPLVLDLIGGVISRKEKKEALWLEVLNNLSSFIFKDEEEVVKVIQLSYDHLSDHVKPCLVYLASYPKDKDIMISELKDLWIAQGLLQQTEMKSAEEVVEIYVDELISSSLVIPFFKFIFKIHDLVHDFCYIKSRKEKLFDFIGGSNTPSSSSNLMPRGITIRYDQRLFHLDENFVLFNPDKKNHYVKHLLSLKVYNGITDCLSYNSHLKHLRLLKSLDLNGITLTDSLLNEIGMLVHLKYLSIQTKANALPPSFSNLCNLEILVVNNLKGSCMVLSPCFWSLAKLQNVRMNICSFYDTYINETTVLDKDSRLENLRTLYKLYLPGLEDTEDIFQRFPNLQNLRVCIKQLPDCSAEKICFPRLDVLNELEELHLTASWDSLSEYTHRVPLKLKILKLKGLALTSGTLSRIARLTNLQALCLKDTTIEEGKEXNMEDVTFQYLKSLKLVNVSFSEWQVDGEESFPMLEMLHIRRCDTLMDIPDSFGDIASLKFINVWYSPQLKNLSFSIKEYVEEMTGEDKLVVIIMDRRREVVINLCRTNKGNNIIVVFGRKTLYN from the exons ATGGaaataggaaaagaaaatgaaggagaAATCGAGAAATTAGCAAGCAACTCATTG CAGGTATCATCTGCTGTACTTCGCAAGGACATTGTCGATCTTCAGAATTTCGTAGAGAGGTTAAAGAATAAAGAAGATCAAATTGTTCTCGACACGGATCAAACTGAAAAGCTGAAATTTTTGTTGGCATGTTTACAGCTATTTTATTACATGTTGGATGGTCGAAATGCTGAAATGTCTTGCATATCATATGAGGTTCATGAACTGGTTCAGTCACTTTTTGATCAGACTGGAGATATCACAAGTTCTAAAATCGCAGAGCATCATCATTCTGAATCAAGTGCCACCATGACTGAGGATCAGTTGGTTGAACTTTTGGACGTGCTCCTCGTGATTCTCCATAACCTACCCAAGGTTTATGCTGAGTTGATTTTCCCGTCAATGAGTCAATATGAGCTTCTTCAGAATGCATTTGGAAATTTAAGAGATTTCTATGCGCTGAAAGTAAATGGTTGTGTTGAGTATGAGACAATCGAATATGTCTTACCGCATGTCTTACCGCAGTTTCAACTTATAGCGGATATTGTAGGACACTTCTGTTTTGTCCTTTTGTCTTACCAACTTGATAAAACAGATGGAGAAGATGACAATGAACTTTTAGTCTCTAAAGTCAATTCCATGATAATCTATCTACTTTTGAAGATAAATCCGGTATTACTGGATGTTATGCACATATGTGGTACAAATTTGAAAACTTCAAAGTCGGAAGAAGTTGGACGCCTCATTAAGAAGCTCCTAGAAGCCTCTCCAGATCTTCTAATAGAATATCTGATTCATTTACAAGAGCACGTGATTAATGTTATTACTCCTAGCACCTCAGCTCGAAACATTCATGTCATGATAGAGTTCCTATTCATTAttgttagcggaaac CTAAAG GACATTATTCATCATGACAAATTATTTCTTCTCTTGGAAGTTGTTGAGGCCCTTATCGAGGAGGTATCCAGTCTTATTCACAACTTAGTGGAGAAATCAACGAGTGAAGACAGTATGAATGCAACAAGTTGTGCAAGTCTAAACTTATTGGAAAATATTAAACTCCTGAAGGAAGATCTCACGAATGTTTTCTTGAAAGCCCGTGCCGACTCACCTCAGCTCTGCTTCCCCGTGAGTGATGGACCGCTTTTCATGACTTTTCTACTCACAAACTTAAAAGACTTGGTCGATTCCAATGCTTCTTCAGTTGCTTTgataaaagaagaaattaagCAGGTGAAAGAAGACCTGGAAATCATAAGATCATACTTCGGGTATGCTGAGCAAGAGTTGCATAGAGATCTTTGGACTCGTGTTCTAGATGTGGCATATGAGACGGAACATGCCATTAATTCAATTCTTGCCCGAGATCATGGTTTATTGCAGCTTATCTTCGTACTTCTTGATACCGTAAAAAAAATCAAGCTTGTCAGAAAAGAGGTACAAGAGAAGATCCCCAAGAGCAGCGGTATTATTGTTGCAAACGCTCCCAACAAGTCGGTTGAAAGCAAGTCACCGACAGTTGGTAAAATAATTGTAGGTTTTGAGGAGGAGACAGAGTGGATAATTAGGAAGCTCACCAGCGGACCAGCTGAGATATATGTTATTTCCATAGTCGGCATGCCAGGGCTTGGAAAAACTACTTTGGCTTACAGAGTGTATAATGATAAGTCCATTGTTGATCATTTCGACGTTTTTGCTTGGTGCACAGTCGACCAGGAACGTAATGAGAAAAAGTTGTTGCAGAAAATTTTCAATCAAGTTATtggtttgaaagaaaaatttagtGAGGATGACATAGATGAAGATGTTGTTGATAAGCTGCGGAGAAAACTGTGTGGACAGCGGTACCTTATTGTCTTGGATGACATGTGGGATACTGCAACATTGGATGAGCTAACAAGACCTTTTCCTGAATTTCAGAAAGGAAGCAGAGTGATTTTAACAAGTCGGAAAAAGGAAGTTGCTTTGCATGGAAAATGCTACAGTGATCCTCTTTATCTTCGATTGCtaaaaccaaaagaaaattgggAGTTATTAGAGAAAAGGGTGTTCGGAGAAGAAGGTTGCCCTGATGAACTAAAGGATGTCGGAGAAAAGATAGCTCGAAAGTGTGATGGGCTTCCTTTAGTACTTGATCTAATCGGTGGAGTCATTTCAAGGAAGGAAAAGAAAGAGGCTTTGTGGCTTGAAGTTCTCAATAATTTGAGttcctttatttttaaagatGAAGAGGAAGTGGTGAAGGTTATACAAttaagttatgaccatttgtcAGATCACGTAAAGCCGTGTTTGGTTTACCTTGCAAGTTATCCAAAGGACAAAGATATAATGATATCCGAGTTGAAAGATTTATGGATTGCTCAAGGACTTCTGCAGCAGACTGAGATGAAAAGTGCAGAAGAAGTAGTGGAGATTTATGTGGATGAGTTAATTTCCAGTAGCTTGGTAATACCTTTCTTTaagtttattttcaaaattcatgatcttgTGCATGACTTTTGTTACATAAAATCTAGAAAGGAAAAGTTGTTTGACTTCATAGGAGGTTCAAACACTccgtcttcttcttcaaacctGATGCCACGTGGAATTACCATTCGTTATGATCAACGTCTCTTTCATTTGGATGAAAATTTTGTCCTGTTCAATCCAGACAAGAAGAATCATTATGTTAAACACCTCCTCTCTCTGAAGGTCTACAATGGGATTACGGATTGTCTTTCCTACAACAGTCACCTAAAACACTTGAGGCTTCTCAAAAGTTTGGATTTGAACGGCATAACATTGACAGATTCTTTGCTGAATGAAATCGGTATGCTCGttcatttgaagtacttaagcatTCAGACGAAGGCAAATGCTCTCCCTCCGTCATTTTCAAACCTCTGCAATCTAGAAATTCTGGTGGTGAATAACCTGAAAGGATCATGCATGGTACTATCGCCTTGTTTTTGGAGCCTTGCAAAGCTACAAAATGTGCGTATGAACATTTGTTCTTTCTATGATACATACATCAACGAAACAACTGTGTTAGACAAGGACTCAAGGTTAGAGAATTTGAGAACATTATATAAGCTCTACCTTCCTGGTTTAGAGGACACGGAGGATATTTTCCAAAGGTTTCCTAATCTTCAAAACCTTAGAGTCTGTATCAAACAACTACCAGATTGTTCAGCAGAGAAGATTTGTTTTCCAAGATTGGATGTGCTTAACGAACTTGAAGAACTCCATTTAACTGCTTCTTGGGATTCATTAAGTGAATATACACACCGCGTCCCTTTGAAGTTGAAGATACTGAAGCTGAAAGGGCTTGCTCTGACATCCGGTACACTTTCAAGAATCGCTAGACTAACCAATCTTCAAGCACTATGTCTAAAGGACACAACTATCGAGGAGGGGAAAGAATAGAACATGGAAGATGTCACCTTCCAGTATCTCAAATCTCTAAAATTGGTTAATGTGTCATTTTCTGAATGGCAGGTTGATGGAGAGGAATCCTTTCCCATGCTCGAGATGTTACATATACGTAGATGTGATACGCTTATGGACATCCCAGACAGTTTTGGAGATATTGCGTCATTAAAGTTTATCAATGTGTGGTACAGCCCTCAGCTTAAAAATTTGAGTTTCAGTATTAAGgaatatgttgaagaaatgaCTGGGGAAGACAAGCTTGTG GTCATAATCATGGACCGCAGAAGAGAAGTTGTCATCAATCTTTGTAGAACTAATAAGGGCAACAATATCATTGTTGTATTTGGACGGAAGACGTTATACAATTGA